The Corylus avellana chromosome ca8, CavTom2PMs-1.0 genome has a segment encoding these proteins:
- the LOC132190572 gene encoding uncharacterized protein LOC132190572, which produces MGGVAVPNHQVCMKEAFWRKPLITPSRKKKPRRSHNAPSSNCTQHSHTKKIPSRRMNTTASSPAQKASPLKNLVVGQVKILKRGEELTVTSADKENRGEPNLDLGLKERLGPDPTAVPVMFYAGPSTFASPLPSSLPLPTFFTKKCAFPKTDDVAT; this is translated from the coding sequence atggGTGGTGTTGCTGTTCCCAATCATCAAGTTTGTATGAAAGAAGCTTTCTGGCGGAAACCCCTAATAACTCCGAGTCGCAAGAAGAAACCTCGGAGGAGCCATAATGCTCCTTCTTCTAACTGTACGCAGCACAGCCACACGAAGAAGATCCCCTCGCGGCGCATGAATACCACCGCGTCGTCTCCGGCTCAGAAAGCATCGCCGTTGAAGAACCTCGTGGTGGGCCAGGTGAAGATTTTAAAGCGCGGTGAAGAGCTGACCGTAACGTCGGCGGATAAGGAGAACCGTGGGGAGCCGAATCTGGATCTGGGCTTGAAGGAGCGGCTGGGTCCGGATCCGACAGCGGTACCCGTCATGTTCTACGCCGGGCCGTCTACATTTGCGTCTCCGCTTCCGAGTTCGCTTCCTCTACCGACGTTCTTCACGAAGAAGTGTGCTTTTCCGAAAACCGATGATGTCGCGACGTAG
- the LOC132189572 gene encoding serine/threonine-protein kinase ZRK1-like produces MLVNSQPLPWKCRLRIAMGIANAIAYLHTAFSRPVVHRDIKSPTIILDKENVARLIDFSLSISIPEGQLHAEDSVRGRMSLIDPEYLSTGHVNQKTDVFSFGRFLLELLGPPIGFLAIGWAESVDVQNRLIEIVDPALLKERIDAEQFLAFARLGLSCLCEKGEDRPEMIDVAKQLRRIYQSVSPL; encoded by the coding sequence ATGTTGGTCAACTCTCAGCCGCTGCCATGGAAGTGTAGGTTGAGGATTGCAATGGGCATAGCTAATGCCATTGCATATCTCCATACTGCATTTTCCAGGCCGGTTGTGCATAGAGATATCAAGTCCCCCACCATTATATTGGATAAGGAGAATGTTGCCAGATTGATTGACTTCTCACTCTCCATATCTATCCCTGAAGGTCAGTTGCATGCAGAGGATTCTGTGCGGGGGCGAATGAGTCTTATTGATCCTGAATATCTTAGTACAGGCCATGTAAACCAGAAGACTGACGTGTTTAGTTTTGGTCGATTTCTACTTGAGCTTTTGGGTCCTCCAATCGGCTTTCTTGCTATAGGGTGGGCGGAGTCGGTCGATGTACAAAACCGGTTGATTGAAATTGTAGATCCGGCGTTACTGAAAGAAAGAATTGATGCGGAACAGTTTCTAGCTTTTGCAAGGCTCGGCCTGAGTTGTTTGTGTGAAAAAGGAGAAGATCGGCCAGAAATGATCGACGTGGCAAAACAACTCAGACGTATTTATCAGTCAGTCTCACCACTTTAA
- the LOC132190687 gene encoding uncharacterized protein LOC132190687 codes for MGGVAVPNHQVCMKEAFWRKPLITPSRKKKPRRSHNAPSSNCTQHSHTKKIPSRRMNTTASSPAQKASPLKNLVVGQVKILKRGEELTVTSADKENRGEPNLDLGLKERLGPDPTAVPVMFYAGPSTFASPLPSSLPLPTFFTKKCAFPKTDDVAT; via the coding sequence atggGTGGTGTTGCTGTTCCCAATCATCAAGTTTGTATGAAAGAAGCTTTCTGGCGGAAACCCCTAATAACTCCGAGTCGCAAGAAGAAACCTCGGAGGAGCCATAATGCTCCTTCTTCTAACTGTACGCAGCACAGCCACACGAAGAAGATCCCCTCGCGGCGCATGAATACCACCGCGTCGTCTCCGGCTCAGAAAGCATCGCCGTTGAAGAACCTCGTGGTGGGCCAGGTGAAGATTTTAAAGCGCGGTGAAGAGCTGACCGTAACGTCGGCGGATAAGGAGAACCGTGGGGAGCCGAATCTGGATCTGGGCTTGAAGGAGCGGCTGGGTCCGGATCCGACGGCGGTACCCGTCATGTTCTACGCCGGGCCTTCTACATTTGCGTCTCCGCTTCCGAGTTCGCTTCCTCTACCGACGTTCTTCACGAAGAAGTGTGCTTTTCCGAAAACCGATGATGTCGCGACGTAG
- the LOC132189573 gene encoding serine/threonine-protein kinase ZRK1-like yields MMKACLKLKRKPKEDETWFTKNGGLLLEELIAFCNGKSNPIRNFSAKKLRKATNNYDPRQIFLWDCDFKFYKGSLEDRLISVKVYRDFGPFAAQENVLECIIKDIAVGSQMSVHKNVLKLLGCCLETKHPILVYEFVGDKILSNCIDPRERAMLVNSQPLPWKCRLRIAMGIANAIAYLHNAFSRPVVHRDIKSPTIILDKENVARLIDFSLSISIPEGQLHAEGSVRGRMSLIDPEYPSTGHVNQKTDVFSFGRFLLELLGPPIGFLAIGWAESVDVQNRLIEIVDPALLKERIDAEQFLAFARLGLSCLCEKGEDRPEMIDVAKQLRRIYQSVSPL; encoded by the coding sequence ATGATGAAAGCGTGCTTGAAACTAAAGAGGAAACCCAAAGAGGATGAAACATGGTTTACGAAGAATGGAGGATTATTATTAGAGGAGCTGATTGCCTTTTGCAATGGGAAATCCAATCCTATCCGCAACTTCTCTGCCAAAAAGCTTAGAAAAGCAACAAACAACTATGACCCACGTCAAATTTTCCTgtgggattgtgattttaaattttacaaagGTTCTCTTGAAGACCGCTTAATTTCAGTTAAAGTGTACAGAGATTTTGGACCTTTTGCTGCTCAAGAAAATGTATTAGAATGCATTATTAAAGACATTGCTGTTGGATCACAAATGAGTGTCCATAAAAATGTTCTGAAGCTCCTAGGATGCTGCTTGGAGACCAAACATCCGATTCTAGTGTATGAATTTGTGGGGGACAAAATTCTCTCCAATTGTATCGATCCAAGGGAAAGAGCCATGTTAGTCAACTCTCAGCCGCTGCCATGGAAGTGTAGGTTGAGGATTGCAATGGGCATAGCTAATGCCATTGCATATCTCCATAATGCATTTTCCAGGCCGGTTGTGCATAGAGATATCAAGTCCCCCACCATTATATTGGATAAGGAGAATGTTGCCAGATTGATTGACTTCTCACTCTCCATATCTATCCCTGAAGGTCAGTTGCATGCAGAGGGTTCTGTGCGGGGGAGAATGAGTCTTATTGATCCTGAATATCCTAGTACAGGCCATGTAAACCAGAAGACTGACGTGTTTAGTTTTGGTCGATTTCTACTTGAGCTTTTGGGTCCTCCAATCGGCTTTCTTGCTATAGGGTGGGCGGAGTCGGTCGATGTACAAAACCGGTTGATTGAAATTGTAGATCCGGCGTTACTGAAAGAAAGAATTGATGCAGAACAGTTTCTAGCTTTTGCAAGGCTCGGCCTGAGTTGTTTGTGTGAAAAAGGAGAAGATAGGCCAGAAATGATCGACGTGGCAAAACAACTCAGGCGTATTTATCAGTCAGTCTCACCACTTTAA